The nucleotide sequence TGGCGTCTGCCATCCTCTGTGGGCAACCCACCGCGGGGCGCAGAAGGCACACGGAGAGTGCCTGCTACGATGACGGGGCCGAAGCCAGCTAGTTGCAGTCGCCGGATTGCTTGCGCGGCCGTCTCCAAGCAGAATGTCAGAGAGTCGCTGCGTTGACCGCTGGCCTTGATCCCGACATCTCTTCTCCGCTTGCTTCATGCAGAAATTTGGCTGGAACTCGTTCCACCGCACCCGGCGATTTGCGTCTCCATCGAGCGGCGCGAAATTTCGCCTGGCGGCGGCAAGCGTTGCCGCGGCGGTGATGCTCGTCCTGCTGTTGATGTTGCTCTCGGCATTGGCCGACTTGCTGGTCACTCGCGGAAGCTTGGAAGTATTTCCAGGCGAGCGGGCCGAGGCGCCCGCAGCGGCAGGCAACCCCGATCAGATCGGCCCGACAGTCGAATATCGCGATCGCGGCCTGCTGCCGCTCGTTTGGCGGTTGCGTGGGACGATGCTTGGTTCGTTCGCCGAGTGGTCCTACGATCATTGGTATGCTCTACGATCGAACTCGAAATGCCTGCTGGCGTTGATTGTCGTGGGTTGGAGTTTGGCGCTGGCGTATGGATTATCGCGCTACGGTTTGGAGCGCTGGGCGCAAACGGCAACGCTCGATGTCGTGCGGCGGTTGCGAAATGACCTGTTTCAACATTCGACGCGGCTTGGGGCGGGCGATTTGCTGCTCGGACAGCGGCAAAATGTCGTCGAGTTGTTCGTCGAGCGCATCGAAACGTTCGCCACCGGATTGGTCGCGTGGTATCGCGCGGTGCCGCATGCGGTATTAGTGTTGGTGCCGTTGGCAATCGTCGCGCTGTGGGTGGATCCTTTCTTGGCGCTCGCGATTATTCTGCTGGCGGCGTTGAGCCGGCTGATGTTCAACGCGCTTCGAATTCGCTCTCAGCAGCGCGATAAATATTGGGGCGATCGAGCGGCGCAACAGCGGGCCACCCTGGTTGAAGATCTGCGGCAGGTGCGATTGCTGGCCAATTTTGCGCCGATCGCCGATCAGGTCGGTCCGTCGTTCGAAACGCGATTAAACCAAGCGCATGCGGCCGCGGTTCGCCAGCACACGAGCCGGGCAGCCACTTGGCCAAGCGTCATCGTGTTCATTCTTGCCGGCGTGGGACTGAGCCTTTTGGTCTGCGGATGGAATGTGTTGCACGAGCCGCCGCGGCTTTCGCTTTCAGGCACGGTGTTGATGAGCG is from Pirellulales bacterium and encodes:
- a CDS encoding ABC transporter ATP-binding protein; its protein translation is MQKFGWNSFHRTRRFASPSSGAKFRLAAASVAAAVMLVLLLMLLSALADLLVTRGSLEVFPGERAEAPAAAGNPDQIGPTVEYRDRGLLPLVWRLRGTMLGSFAEWSYDHWYALRSNSKCLLALIVVGWSLALAYGLSRYGLERWAQTATLDVVRRLRNDLFQHSTRLGAGDLLLGQRQNVVELFVERIETFATGLVAWYRAVPHAVLVLVPLAIVALWVDPFLALAIILLAALSRLMFNALRIRSQQRDKYWGDRAAQQRATLVEDLRQVRLLANFAPIADQVGPSFETRLNQAHAAAVRQHTSRAATWPSVIVFILAGVGLSLLVCGWNVLHEPPRLSLSGTVLMSGALLAAVFPIWTLRQLSTALSTAEPAAAEIMAYLERQPAVGQVPEAKPLTRPSRDLALAGVTLAAVRGHRLLDDVSLTIPCGSSMGILASDHETPLAMAGLLARFYDPTAGRVLFDGKDIGRATLASVRSLVSLLLPDRFLATGTVTENLSCGDARISAVEVADAARQAHAYEFIQRLPQGFDTIIGPHGFHLAPAEQMLLGWARVVLRNPAIIILGEWKQEFDAAMSEQLAAAAARAIAGRTVIVLARRLPTLRAVERILLFHQGKLHGDGSHIDLLAESELYRHLNYVRFNEFRNQVSGEW